In the Psychromonas sp. psych-6C06 genome, one interval contains:
- the tusA gene encoding sulfurtransferase TusA, with protein sequence MSNDNFKTLDTLGLRCPEPVMMIRKTVRKMQPGEQLEVIADDPATTRDIPSFCRFMDHQLLESHIEQLPYRYVIKKGT encoded by the coding sequence ATGTCCAATGACAATTTCAAAACACTTGATACACTTGGCCTTCGTTGTCCAGAGCCTGTGATGATGATTCGAAAAACAGTGAGAAAGATGCAACCTGGTGAGCAATTAGAGGTGATTGCCGATGATCCTGCAACAACACGTGATATACCTAGCTTCTGTCGCTTTATGGATCATCAGCTATTAGAGAGTCACATTGAGCAACTTCCCTACCGATATGTTATTAAAAAAGGCACATAA
- a CDS encoding glycosyl hydrolase family 18 protein produces MLSRLFLLFSVILSQSVFADQHTHQQDNVFVYYKQWAIYGPNYHIRDIPFQQATHIVYQSAAIDAEYNVVVSDEYADINHSYPDNDPKKIPFQGSLGELYKAKQEHPNLQTIISIGGWGRAEYFSDIAASPKLRNHFALSALQFIREYRMDGIEIDWPAPIKGASRSEDPENLNLLLEELREVLDIGSMQDKQHYTLMITPSAKPKFQGSWDMDKAQHYLDYFSVPTNYIHGYWEKNSNHLAPLSLSSEHEKQLLEKKMEVGSFDSILAQYEQHNVAPDKLILNISSFATGWNGVKNQNNGLFQKAKKVSWGTWDSANSGRTGLYTQDYLIGFMATKGYQKYWDNDAKMHWLYNPEKFDGHFITFEDKDSIAHKIDYIKSNHYSGIGLRQIHNDLKGPDSLLSKIYAQFYPLQAFYYQLHSFYTTHKAKVLITLFFLIMGIALTIYWRFKQRSEEQEDADDKAQYIKVRSQLQHIETPLQGIQSLSSQIDKKTLPLTPETEQKLENVKCQSDQLNQLVHQLLHETTLADSSSLPKPEALAPLTIFQNAIKIVFPELKEKSITISLDISQPLKNVHVDQSYLQQLFILLLSYLAQRNPKNTILQIKTIQQGALSGFEIKEHKHNNSETVHQKQTLQAIKRCASMLGSSISFQSTNHHGIFFIGLPSTNEKIQDHNALLLNVEENGDPTIKIEPSEQKEEVQEKQPITSNHEHNRLMSLQSFSLQAEKLTDIKELIAAAFELFVNDDKSLNVTVYEGQNVLHQHTSTESDDMSEVLELSPSSLAQYRFELRTKEPLQDEDVAYFQSLVAQIQMMRKQISELAKEPQLLAELYEIASQKDHIKYIQADKGYSGIVCDNRDTIYLSLRLKNIKLYFKDESLLQIHRSYLVNPRKVLRIVQLSKIKYEIELDGERLPIARAYIPLLKENFPHWFE; encoded by the coding sequence GTGTTATCTCGCCTATTTCTACTATTTAGTGTTATCCTGTCACAATCGGTCTTTGCCGATCAACACACCCATCAACAAGATAACGTTTTTGTTTATTACAAGCAGTGGGCAATTTATGGCCCTAATTACCACATTCGAGATATTCCCTTTCAACAAGCAACACATATCGTTTACCAAAGTGCCGCTATTGATGCGGAATATAATGTTGTTGTCAGTGATGAATACGCCGATATAAACCATAGTTACCCAGATAATGACCCTAAGAAAATCCCCTTTCAAGGTAGCCTAGGCGAACTTTATAAAGCAAAGCAGGAACACCCAAACCTGCAAACTATTATCTCAATCGGTGGATGGGGACGTGCCGAATACTTTTCTGACATTGCAGCGTCACCTAAACTACGAAACCACTTTGCACTTTCAGCACTGCAGTTTATTCGTGAATATCGCATGGATGGTATTGAAATAGACTGGCCAGCACCAATTAAAGGCGCAAGTCGATCTGAAGATCCTGAAAATTTAAATTTACTATTAGAAGAGTTAAGAGAAGTACTTGATATCGGTAGTATGCAGGATAAACAGCACTACACCTTAATGATCACCCCCTCAGCAAAGCCTAAATTTCAAGGAAGCTGGGACATGGATAAAGCACAGCATTATTTAGACTATTTCAGTGTGCCCACCAACTACATTCATGGATATTGGGAAAAAAACAGTAACCATTTAGCCCCCTTATCACTGTCTTCTGAACATGAAAAACAGTTACTTGAAAAGAAAATGGAAGTCGGTAGCTTTGATAGTATTTTAGCGCAATATGAGCAACACAACGTAGCACCCGATAAACTGATCCTTAATATATCTTCCTTTGCCACAGGCTGGAATGGTGTAAAAAATCAAAATAATGGTTTGTTTCAAAAAGCCAAAAAGGTGTCATGGGGAACTTGGGATTCAGCAAATAGTGGTCGAACAGGGCTATACACACAAGACTACTTAATAGGATTTATGGCAACAAAAGGCTATCAGAAGTATTGGGATAATGATGCGAAGATGCATTGGCTATATAATCCTGAAAAGTTTGATGGACACTTCATCACTTTTGAAGACAAAGATTCAATCGCGCATAAAATTGATTATATTAAAAGTAACCATTACAGCGGTATTGGATTACGTCAAATACATAACGATTTAAAAGGGCCTGACTCTTTATTAAGTAAAATATACGCACAGTTTTATCCACTACAAGCCTTCTACTATCAATTACACTCATTTTATACGACACACAAAGCAAAAGTACTTATTACCCTCTTCTTCCTTATAATGGGTATTGCACTAACAATCTATTGGCGTTTTAAACAACGCAGTGAAGAACAAGAAGATGCAGATGATAAAGCACAATATATTAAAGTGCGTTCACAGCTTCAACATATTGAAACACCACTTCAAGGTATCCAATCACTTTCTAGTCAAATTGATAAAAAAACATTACCGCTAACACCTGAAACAGAGCAAAAGCTAGAAAATGTAAAATGCCAAAGTGATCAGCTCAACCAGCTAGTGCACCAATTGCTTCATGAAACAACCTTAGCGGATAGCTCAAGCTTGCCAAAGCCAGAAGCATTGGCTCCACTCACTATTTTTCAAAATGCGATTAAAATTGTGTTTCCGGAATTAAAAGAAAAAAGTATCACGATTAGTTTAGATATATCACAACCTCTAAAAAATGTGCATGTTGATCAAAGTTATTTACAACAACTGTTCATTTTACTTCTTTCCTACCTTGCACAGCGTAACCCTAAAAATACTATCCTACAGATAAAAACAATACAGCAAGGTGCCCTCAGTGGTTTTGAGATCAAAGAGCATAAACATAACAACAGTGAAACGGTACATCAAAAGCAGACTTTACAAGCGATAAAACGATGCGCCAGTATGCTTGGCTCAAGCATCTCCTTCCAAAGTACCAACCACCATGGCATCTTTTTTATTGGCTTACCGAGTACCAATGAAAAAATACAAGACCATAACGCGTTATTACTTAATGTAGAAGAAAATGGTGATCCTACGATAAAAATTGAGCCATCAGAGCAGAAGGAAGAGGTACAAGAAAAACAGCCTATTACTAGTAATCATGAGCATAACCGCTTAATGAGTTTACAAAGTTTTAGTTTACAAGCAGAAAAGTTAACCGATATAAAAGAGCTTATTGCTGCCGCATTTGAACTATTTGTTAACGATGATAAATCACTTAATGTCACCGTTTATGAAGGACAAAATGTTCTTCACCAACATACATCAACAGAAAGCGATGATATGTCCGAGGTATTAGAGCTATCACCCTCTTCGCTAGCACAGTACCGTTTTGAGCTTCGTACCAAAGAGCCATTACAAGATGAGGATGTCGCTTACTTTCAAAGCTTAGTTGCACAGATCCAAATGATGCGTAAACAGATCAGTGAACTTGCAAAAGAACCACAACTACTAGCAGAGCTTTATGAAATCGCTTCGCAGAAAGACCACATAAAATATATTCAAGCAGATAAAGGTTACAGCGGTATAGTCTGCGATAACAGAGATACTATTTACCTTTCATTGCGCCTTAAAAATATAAAACTCTACTTCAAAGATGAAAGCCTGCTACAAATTCATCGTTCTTACTTAGTTAACCCACGTAAAGTTTTACGTATTGTACAGCTCAGTAAAATAAAATATGAGATAGAATTAGATGGTGAACGCTTACCAATTGCACGTGCTTATATCCCTTTATTAAAAGAAAACTTCCCGCACTGGTTTGAATGA
- the ppc gene encoding phosphoenolpyruvate carboxylase: MTEEYANLRGNVSLLGQLLGKSIGDHLGAEFLDKIESIRQLSKSSRAGSEDDGETLINVLANLSDDELLPVARAFTHFLNLANIAEQFHGISRHCDSGVCSPDPMDQLIAKLKNSETSEESMQKVIDELSMDMVLTAHPTEITRRTLIHKHTAINECLSLLELSDISDKERDQLLNRLEQLITQAWHTNDIRKNRPTPVDEAKWGFAVIENSLWEAVPLYVRQLDEKLQSGLGLTLPLDASPIKFTSWMGGDRDGNPFVTATVTQEVLLTSRWVAVSLYLQDIKQLTEELSMGSCSESLREIVGDVDEPYRVILRKLRGELKETLTALSAVLQNQKSDARDLITTTEQLKAPLQLCYQSLKDCGMHSIADGLILDILRRVACFGINLVKLDIRQDGERHGDTLSELTRYLGLGDYNAWSEPDKQAFLLQELNSKRPLIPASWAPSAEVQEVLDTCRVVAKTDPQALGIYIISMAREASDVLAVQLLLKEVGCPFRIPVAPLFETLDDLNNAKEVMERLFAVDWYRGYINGEQHVMIGYSDSAKDAGVMAANWAQYQAQEALVKISDENDIQLVLFHGRGGTIGRGGAPAHQALLSQPPGSLKGGLRVTEQGEMIRFKFGLPKVAVQSLNLYTAAILEANLLPPPAPKQEWRDLMDQFAEQSCEEYRYFIREEADFVPYFRSVTPELELGKLALGSRPAKRKPNGGVESLRAIPWIFAWSQNRLMLPAWLGAGTALKTLLEEGKKELLQEMYCDWPFFQTRLEMFEMVFLKADEDLTKLYEERLVPKELWPLGQRLRDNLVMTRETVLETIPDHKLMQEQPWIKESISLRNPYVDPLNILQAELLSRSRKNGEEICPVIDQALMVTIAGIAAGLRNTG; encoded by the coding sequence ATGACAGAGGAATATGCAAACTTACGTGGTAATGTGAGTTTATTAGGACAGTTATTAGGTAAAAGTATTGGTGATCACTTAGGCGCTGAATTTCTAGATAAAATAGAATCGATCCGTCAACTTTCGAAATCTTCTCGCGCAGGTAGCGAAGATGATGGAGAAACATTGATCAATGTATTAGCCAACCTTTCTGATGATGAATTATTACCCGTTGCACGTGCCTTCACGCATTTTTTAAATCTAGCGAATATTGCTGAGCAGTTTCACGGTATTTCACGTCACTGTGACAGTGGCGTTTGTAGCCCCGATCCGATGGATCAATTAATCGCTAAATTAAAAAATTCAGAGACCTCTGAAGAAAGCATGCAAAAAGTGATCGATGAATTATCGATGGATATGGTATTAACAGCCCACCCTACCGAGATCACTCGACGCACACTAATTCATAAGCATACTGCGATTAACGAATGCTTAAGCCTATTAGAGCTTTCTGACATTTCAGATAAAGAGCGGGATCAGTTACTCAATCGTCTTGAACAACTAATTACCCAAGCATGGCATACCAACGACATTCGTAAAAATCGCCCAACTCCTGTTGATGAAGCAAAATGGGGTTTTGCGGTTATTGAAAATAGCCTATGGGAAGCAGTGCCACTTTATGTACGTCAATTAGATGAAAAACTTCAAAGTGGATTAGGGCTCACATTGCCACTTGATGCTTCTCCAATTAAGTTTACCTCTTGGATGGGTGGCGACCGAGACGGCAACCCATTCGTAACAGCAACAGTGACGCAGGAAGTTTTACTGACTAGTCGCTGGGTAGCCGTTAGCTTGTATCTTCAAGATATTAAACAGCTTACTGAAGAATTATCAATGGGGAGCTGTAGCGAGTCATTACGCGAAATAGTTGGTGATGTTGATGAGCCTTACCGTGTAATTTTACGTAAACTGCGTGGCGAATTAAAAGAAACACTAACAGCATTAAGCGCCGTACTACAAAATCAAAAAAGTGATGCACGTGACTTAATCACAACCACTGAACAATTAAAAGCACCATTACAACTTTGTTATCAATCACTAAAAGATTGTGGCATGCACTCGATTGCGGATGGTTTAATTTTAGATATTCTTCGTCGTGTTGCTTGTTTTGGTATTAACTTAGTTAAGTTAGACATCCGTCAAGATGGCGAACGCCATGGTGATACTTTATCAGAACTAACACGCTATTTAGGCCTTGGCGACTACAATGCTTGGAGTGAGCCCGATAAACAAGCATTTTTATTACAAGAGCTAAATAGCAAGCGCCCACTTATTCCAGCATCCTGGGCACCATCTGCTGAAGTGCAAGAAGTATTAGATACTTGTAGAGTCGTTGCTAAAACAGATCCACAAGCTTTAGGTATTTATATTATCTCAATGGCACGTGAAGCTTCTGACGTATTAGCAGTGCAATTACTGTTAAAAGAGGTAGGTTGCCCATTCCGTATCCCTGTTGCACCACTTTTCGAAACATTAGATGATTTGAATAACGCCAAAGAAGTGATGGAACGCTTATTCGCTGTTGATTGGTACCGTGGTTACATCAATGGTGAACAGCATGTCATGATTGGTTACTCTGACTCCGCTAAAGATGCCGGTGTGATGGCTGCTAACTGGGCACAGTATCAAGCACAGGAAGCACTGGTAAAAATCAGTGATGAGAATGATATCCAATTAGTTCTGTTCCATGGACGTGGTGGTACAATTGGTCGAGGTGGTGCACCTGCACATCAAGCGCTATTATCACAACCTCCGGGCTCGTTAAAAGGTGGTTTACGTGTGACAGAGCAGGGCGAAATGATCCGCTTTAAATTTGGTTTACCAAAAGTTGCCGTGCAAAGCCTAAACCTCTACACAGCTGCAATTTTAGAAGCCAACCTATTACCACCACCAGCGCCTAAACAAGAATGGCGTGATTTAATGGATCAATTTGCAGAGCAATCTTGTGAAGAGTACCGTTACTTTATTCGTGAAGAAGCAGATTTTGTTCCGTACTTCCGCAGTGTTACTCCGGAGTTAGAATTAGGTAAGCTCGCGTTAGGCAGCCGACCTGCAAAGCGTAAACCCAATGGTGGCGTAGAAAGCTTACGTGCAATCCCTTGGATCTTCGCATGGAGTCAAAACCGTTTGATGTTACCAGCTTGGTTAGGCGCAGGTACCGCATTGAAAACATTACTCGAAGAGGGTAAAAAAGAGCTATTACAAGAGATGTACTGTGATTGGCCTTTCTTCCAAACTCGATTAGAAATGTTTGAAATGGTGTTCTTGAAAGCGGATGAAGATCTCACCAAGCTTTATGAAGAACGTTTAGTGCCGAAGGAGCTATGGCCATTAGGACAGCGATTACGTGATAACTTAGTCATGACGCGTGAAACAGTGTTGGAAACAATACCAGATCATAAGTTGATGCAAGAACAGCCTTGGATTAAAGAATCAATTTCACTACGTAACCCGTATGTGGATCCATTAAACATATTACAGGCAGAGCTACTTTCTCGCTCACGTAAAAATGGTGAAGAGATTTGTCCAGTGATCGATCAAGCATTGATGGTTACGATTGCCGGTATTGCAGCAGGTTTACGTAATACAGGTTAA
- the argE gene encoding acetylornithine deacetylase, translating to MALPTFIDLYKGLIAIPSISSTDSSWDQSNLAVINQLASWLEELGFSNEITEVKGSPGKFNLIATYGSGDGGLLLAGHTDTVPYDEGAWASDPFKVIEKDNRLYGLGTIDMKGFFAFVIEVLKSTDLSKLHKPLRILATADEETTMSGAQAIAQQKSIKPDYAVIGEPTGMVPVVMHKGHMSEGIRITGHSGHSSDPDKGLNAIEIMHLVIGELKKVQQQFKDKYHNEHFAVPYPTLNFGAINGGDSPNRICGCCDLHIDMRPIPGISTNELFITVKESLSEIEKRYPNSVDIHHLHEPIPSYQCPAHSDLITQAEIYTGNKAQSANYCTEAPFIEQLGCDTIVLGPGHIAQAHQPNEYLDLSFVKPTQAVIKKLVQRYCVI from the coding sequence ATCAACCAACTGGCTTCATGGCTAGAAGAGCTCGGCTTTAGCAATGAAATAACCGAAGTCAAAGGCTCTCCAGGAAAATTCAACTTAATCGCAACCTATGGCAGTGGTGATGGAGGGTTATTACTCGCAGGGCACACTGATACCGTTCCTTATGACGAGGGAGCATGGGCAAGTGATCCATTCAAAGTAATTGAAAAAGACAACCGCCTATATGGCCTAGGTACGATTGATATGAAAGGATTTTTTGCTTTTGTTATCGAAGTATTAAAAAGTACCGACCTTTCTAAACTACATAAACCATTGCGTATTTTAGCTACCGCAGATGAAGAAACGACTATGTCAGGGGCGCAAGCTATTGCACAACAAAAGTCGATCAAACCTGATTATGCTGTTATTGGTGAGCCAACAGGAATGGTTCCGGTTGTAATGCATAAAGGGCATATGTCGGAAGGAATACGCATTACAGGTCACAGTGGGCATAGTTCAGATCCTGATAAAGGATTAAATGCAATTGAGATCATGCACCTTGTCATTGGTGAATTAAAAAAAGTACAACAACAATTCAAAGATAAATACCACAATGAACACTTTGCAGTCCCCTACCCCACATTAAACTTTGGTGCTATCAATGGTGGCGATAGCCCAAATCGTATTTGTGGCTGTTGCGACTTACACATTGATATGCGTCCTATTCCTGGTATAAGTACAAACGAGCTATTTATCACAGTAAAAGAATCGTTAAGCGAGATCGAAAAGCGCTATCCAAACAGTGTTGATATACATCATTTACATGAGCCGATTCCTTCCTATCAATGCCCTGCTCATTCCGATTTAATTACCCAAGCTGAAATTTATACGGGTAATAAGGCACAAAGCGCAAACTACTGTACAGAGGCTCCATTTATCGAACAACTAGGTTGTGACACCATTGTTTTAGGTCCAGGACACATTGCACAGGCACACCAACCTAATGAGTATTTAGACCTATCATTTGTGAAACCTACACAGGCGGTTATTAAGAAATTAGTACAACGCTACTGTGTAATTTAG